Within Desulfovibrio legallii, the genomic segment TAACCCGCTCGAAAGGCTGAATCGTGAAATTCGGCGGCGAACGCGGGTGGTGGGGAGCTTTCCCGATGGGCACGCGGCCTTAATGCTGGTAGCGGCCCGGCTGCGCTATATGGCGGGCCAGAAATGGGGCACACAGCGGTATCTGTGCATGTCCAGGGAGGAAGCAGAATAGCGTCGGCGCTGTCACGGCCCTTGCAGCCGCGGCATCTTTGAATGTACCGCTCGCAAGGCCCGCGCCAGCGCCTTAAGGCAGACCCAAAAATCCTGACCACGCGGGCCGCTACGAAATGTGCGAAAAATTCTGGACACTACCGCGGCCTGCGCGACGGCCAGGGGCAGCCACACGCTCAGCGCCAGGACGGACACGAATTTTCGCAGCATGAAGGGTTCTCCCAGGCCCGGCGGCGACGCCGCGCGCCTCCCCGGCCGATTAAAGGTTGCGGATCGGAACGGCCCGGGGCCGCTATGTCCGCCGTTTGAACATGCGCACAGCTACAGCCACGGCCACAACGCTGATCAGGATAATCTTGCCAAGGTGCGCCAGGGCGGCAAGGGCCGTAATATCCTTGAGGAACACCCCCTGAACGATGGCGGTAAAGTGGCGCATGGGGTTGAGCTGGCTTGCGTACTGCAGGAACACGGGCATGTTGTTAATGGGCGTGACCGCGCCGGAAATGAGAATGCAGGGCACGCCCACGGTAAAAGCCCCCAGGAAGGCCTGCTGCTGCGTGGCTGAAAGGGAGGAAACCATGAGCCCCATGCCGCCGGAGGCCACGGCAAAGGCCAGCATGCCGATGTAGAGCAGGACCAGGGAGCCCGTGAAGGGCACGCCGAAACCCAAAACGGAAATGCCCAGGAAGATGGTGCCGTGGGCCAGGCCCACCAGGCAGCCGGGCACCAGCTTGGCCAGGGCGATTTCCGTGGCGGTGGCGGGCGAAACCAGGAGCTGGTCAAAGGTGCCCACCTCCCGCTCCCGGGCCACGGAAAGGCCCGTGACCACCAGGCCCAACATAAAGCTCAGCATGCCGATGAGGTTAGGCAGAAAAAACCACTGAAATTCCAGATTGGGGTTGAACCAGCAGCGCACGCGCACGTCCAGATCCGGCACGGCGGCCGCACGCGCCTGCAGGCCCAGGGGCGTATCCAGGGCCACGGGCCGCAGCAGGTTTTCCAGATAATAGGCCGCAATCTGCGCCGCGTTGGAACGGCGGCCGTCCAGAATGGCCTGCACCACGGCCGGTTCGCCCTTCTCTATGCGGCGGGAAAACTCCTGATCAAAAACCAGGACAAAAAGGGCCTCCTGCCGCTCCATGACCGGACGGATGCG encodes:
- a CDS encoding ABC transporter permease, producing the protein MLTIVRKELLVLFCNRVSRTLIIVPPLLQIVAFGWAATLEVRNVDVAVLNHDSGRWSREIVRRIQGAPTFRSVVFLENEARIRPVMERQEALFVLVFDQEFSRRIEKGEPAVVQAILDGRRSNAAQIAAYYLENLLRPVALDTPLGLQARAAAVPDLDVRVRCWFNPNLEFQWFFLPNLIGMLSFMLGLVVTGLSVAREREVGTFDQLLVSPATATEIALAKLVPGCLVGLAHGTIFLGISVLGFGVPFTGSLVLLYIGMLAFAVASGGMGLMVSSLSATQQQAFLGAFTVGVPCILISGAVTPINNMPVFLQYASQLNPMRHFTAIVQGVFLKDITALAALAHLGKIILISVVAVAVAVRMFKRRT
- a CDS encoding transposase, whose protein sequence is NPLERLNREIRRRTRVVGSFPDGHAALMLVAARLRYMAGQKWGTQRYLCMSREEAE